The DNA sequence ATTGCAAATGACGCTCATCCATCCTCCGCATCAGCGCAAGGTTTTTTTCTCCTTCTCCGACCGGGGTGTAATAAATTCCGCTGCGGTGAAGTTCCAGCAACTCACACTGCCGGCGCACGCTCAATCGATGGGAAGGTGTGATCATCGCTCTACGATCGGTTAATGGAGCTTTTTCAAGCTTTTTTTTAAAAAGTCATTTTCCAGCTCCAGTTGGCCGATCTTAGCATACAGCCGGTCGGGATCCACCTGTTCTTCTTGATCCGCCTCTTTGTCAAACACGTGAGCGGACTTTTCCAGAAACTCCTGTTTCCACTTGCTGATCATTACCGCGTGAACTTCGAACCGCTGAGCCAATTCTGCCAGCGTTTCCTTTTCCTTCAGCGCTTCCAGCGCCACTTTGGCCTTGAAGGCCGAACTGAATTTTCTACGTTTTCCTTTCATTGTTACCACGAAGTTAGTTACTTATTTTTTTAACTTAACCAGTGGTCCTGATTTTGGGGAGTATTACAAAATTAGCGAAAATAAAATCGTTTTTCCTGTATGCTGTTCTATTGTATTCTTGCAGCAGCGAAAACAAGATAGTTAATGAAGTGAATGTAGTCTATCGCCAAAGAGAAGAATTACTTGATTGTTTTGAAGGGTTAAGTGTTTTCAGACGTGGCGAGATTATTCAATTAAATATCTATAACTCCAGATTATCGAATGAATATTTTTTCTTGGAAGAAAAAAATAATGGAAAAAGAAGCATCGCATTTCTTAGAGATAGTTTGCAATTTGACATTTCTACCTTAAGAAAATTCTCTGGCATCAGTAAAGAGTATTCAGATCAAGAGGAGTTTAGAACACGAATACTGCCGCATCTATTGGATAAAATGCAGGAACTCAATATTGTTTCCTTTACTTCTGAATTTTCTTCACATGGCGTGACCCTTAAAATCTATTTACAGGAGTACGAATTATTAGTTATTTCAAACATCAATGCAATTAAAAATGACCAATGGCGAGATTACATACAGGATTCAAGTCAAATCGACGATCATTGGTTTTGGAGAAAAATATAGAAAGGCAGGCTGAATGGTATATTTGTTTTTTTTGCAAATATTGTTAGATACTTAACGTCTGTAGATTTTACGACAGAAACGGCTACATAGTACAATCGGCAGTCGTAACGAGGATGAATGCTGCCGGTACTAACGTGACTGGGCCCTACAAGAACAAAGAAAGACCATTAGAATAATGGTAAAAATTACAGAAAAGGAAATAGAAGCGGTGTCAGCATTAGC is a window from the Anseongella ginsenosidimutans genome containing:
- a CDS encoding transposase, coding for MKGKRRKFSSAFKAKVALEALKEKETLAELAQRFEVHAVMISKWKQEFLEKSAHVFDKEADQEEQVDPDRLYAKIGQLELENDFLKKSLKKLH